From one Branchiostoma floridae strain S238N-H82 chromosome 3, Bfl_VNyyK, whole genome shotgun sequence genomic stretch:
- the LOC118411975 gene encoding uncharacterized protein LOC118411975, which yields MKFSLLVLLVLMGTGTHAMPTQGMDQTAAAKPTKQPAAGDTFVVVGRIMTEAFNMLINFHELDCEVIFESETGVGIKRCYDQGMILTCFEQVSQCFVTGQQSARKAGIPQSKNTVTVLGRAFDTPFALELPFDDLEGCETVYVSGNGADIKHCYDEDSGVTLYCFEQVNQCYMVNMNAAAGMNNGVS from the exons ATGAAGTTCTCCCTGTTGGTCTTGTTGGTTCTCATGGGGACCGGCACTCATGCCATGCCGACCCAGGGGATGGACCAAACCGCAGCCGCAAAACCAACCAAGCAGCCGGCTGCAGGG GACACCTTTGTTGTTGTGGGGCGGATCATGACCGAGGCCTTCAACATGTTGATCAATTTTCACGAGCTCGACTGTGAAGTCATCTTCGAGTCCGAAACTGGCGTTGGCATCAAGCGATGTTACGACCAG GGCATGATCTTGACATGTTTCGAGCAAGTGTCCCAGTGCTTTGTCACCGGCCAGCAATCAGCCAGGAAGGCAGGGATACCGCAAAGCAAG AACACCGTGACTGTGCTGGGAAGGGCTTTCGACACGCCGTTTGCCTTGGAACTCCCTTTCGATGATTTGGAAGGATGCGAGACGGTCTATGTGTCTGGGAATGGCGCTGACATCAAGCACTGTTACGACGAG GACTCTGGCGTGACCTTGTACTGTTTCGAACAAGTGAACCAGTGTTACATGGTGAACATGAATGCAGCTGCAGGCATGAACAATGGCGTATCGTAG